A single window of Nicotiana sylvestris chromosome 5, ASM39365v2, whole genome shotgun sequence DNA harbors:
- the LOC138868461 gene encoding uncharacterized protein has product MEDLNNIRKENTTEWGVEGSKGIEGLNYEDLCIQSDVELHQGYKPPKFKMFDGTGDPRVHLRTYSDKVVGIGKDEMICMKLFMRCLIGDALSWYISQDPKKWSSWVGMASDFKDRFRFNRENAPNVFYIQNLKKKPIETFHEYATRWRFEAAKVRPALKKEQMNKFFVRAQDSQYYKWLMMIENHKF; this is encoded by the exons atggaagatttaaacaacatcaggaaggagaacacaactgaatgg ggcgttgagggaagcaaaggaattgaggggctgaactatgaggacctttgcatacagTCTGATGTCGAACTACAtcaggggtacaaacctcctaagttcaaaatgtttgatggtacgggtgatccaagggtccatctgaggacatattctGACAAGGTAGTTGGAATAGGGAAGGATGAAATGAtctgcatgaagctgttcatgaggtgTTTGataggagatgcattatcttggtacatcagccaagatcccaagaagtggtcaagctgggtaggaatggcatctgactttaaggatagattcaggtttaatagaGAGAATGCACCAaacgtgttctatatccaaaatttgaagaagaagcccatagagacgtttcacgagtatgctactcgctggaggttcgaagctgctaaggtcagacccgccttaaaaaaggagcaaatgaacaagttctttgtccgagcTCAGGACTCACAGTACTATAaatggctgatgatgattgagaaccacaagttctaa